One region of Mycobacterium riyadhense genomic DNA includes:
- a CDS encoding phthiocerol/phthiodiolone dimycocerosyl transferase translates to MFAGSVIRRLAPSEEVFAKFEAFTSMTVRLRGRVDVDAMSEALDALLEAHPVLGTHLEQGSDGSYHIVADDFLHNGMWVADGNNGMRVGEAEMPLDQSLSLVNMRLTLGEAASELTVFLHHAIADGHHGAALLDELFSRYTDVVTNGDPGPVVPQPVPYSPEAMLEQRGVKKLGMSGIERFLPLLHAYDLPAAPRPTVSAKPGSPQPVPVTRVRLTEQETADLVEFGRENRVSVSTVVAGAILMTEWKLRETPHVPIPYCYPVDLRYVLNPPVNPTDSTNLVGVATYLAEIGPDTDIVDLASDIAETFRNDLSDGLIQQSGLYNTVAFQENPPGLPPLVFCTDVSALPDIRTPAGIELDDFQGQFHCAMPVPIDFYGCGVSAGQLTIERHGYSPGSEKPLEEIRSLLCTIPSEYGWVME, encoded by the coding sequence GTGTTTGCCGGATCCGTGATCCGAAGGCTGGCGCCAAGCGAGGAAGTGTTCGCCAAGTTCGAGGCCTTCACCTCCATGACCGTGCGACTACGCGGTCGGGTCGATGTCGACGCGATGTCGGAGGCGTTGGACGCGCTGCTGGAGGCCCACCCGGTGCTTGGCACGCACCTCGAGCAAGGTTCCGATGGGAGTTACCACATCGTCGCCGACGACTTCCTCCACAACGGCATGTGGGTCGCCGACGGTAACAACGGGATGCGGGTTGGCGAGGCCGAGATGCCTCTCGATCAGAGCCTGTCCCTGGTGAACATGCGATTGACGCTCGGCGAGGCGGCCTCCGAACTAACGGTGTTTCTCCACCACGCCATCGCCGACGGACACCATGGGGCCGCGCTCCTCGACGAGCTGTTCTCCCGGTACACCGACGTCGTGACCAACGGTGACCCCGGTCCGGTAGTCCCGCAGCCGGTGCCTTATTCACCGGAGGCCATGCTGGAGCAGCGAGGCGTCAAGAAGCTGGGAATGTCGGGCATCGAGCGCTTCTTGCCGTTGTTGCATGCCTACGACCTCCCCGCGGCGCCGCGACCCACGGTTAGTGCGAAACCTGGTTCACCCCAACCCGTTCCGGTAACCAGAGTCCGTCTCACCGAGCAGGAGACAGCGGACCTCGTAGAGTTCGGCCGGGAAAACCGGGTCAGCGTCAGCACCGTGGTGGCGGGGGCCATCCTGATGACCGAGTGGAAGCTTCGCGAGACGCCGCATGTGCCCATCCCCTACTGCTACCCCGTCGACCTGCGGTATGTGCTCAACCCGCCGGTGAACCCGACGGACAGTACCAACCTCGTGGGAGTGGCGACGTATCTCGCCGAGATCGGGCCGGATACCGACATCGTGGATCTGGCCAGCGATATCGCCGAAACATTTCGAAATGACTTGTCCGATGGGCTGATTCAGCAGTCCGGCCTTTACAACACGGTGGCATTCCAGGAGAACCCTCCTGGGCTGCCGCCACTGGTGTTCTGCACCGACGTCAGCGCGCTGCCCGACATCCGCACCCCCGCGGGTATCGAACTGGATGACTTCCAGGGCCAGTTCCATTGCGCCATGCCCGTTCCCATCGACTTCTACGGCTGCGGCGTTTCGGCGGGGCAGCTGACGATCGAGCGTCACGGATACTCGCCGGGATCGGAAAAGCCTCTCGAGGAGATACGTTCGCTGCTGTGCACTATCCCTTCGGAGTACGGCTGGGTCATGGAGTGA
- a CDS encoding ABC transporter permease, whose amino-acid sequence MSSATDQAVGFRPLHWRHPENSVVLLIPQTLVQTKRILSRWARDLVTVVESLVLPILFLLTLYIVLGELVYAMTHRSALYSIVPLIALGGAITGSTFVAMDLMRERSSGLLSRLWVLPVHRASGVLARILAEAIRILFTTVVMLGAGVLLGFRFQQGLLMSLTWLAVPVILGTAFAVIVTTVALYTVKTLVVEAVEVVQALAIFFSTGLLPLNQYPRWVQPIVAHQPVSYAIETMRGLALGGPIQAPMIATLLWAAGISAACAIPLAIGYRRACVH is encoded by the coding sequence ATGAGTTCCGCGACAGATCAGGCAGTCGGGTTTCGCCCGCTCCACTGGCGGCACCCGGAGAATTCCGTGGTGCTGCTGATTCCGCAAACCCTGGTGCAGACCAAGCGGATTCTGTCCCGGTGGGCACGTGACCTCGTGACCGTCGTCGAATCGCTGGTGCTGCCAATCCTTTTCCTGCTGACGCTGTACATCGTGCTTGGCGAACTGGTCTACGCGATGACCCACCGGAGCGCGCTGTACAGCATCGTGCCGCTGATCGCGCTCGGCGGCGCCATCACTGGCTCCACATTCGTCGCGATGGACCTGATGCGCGAACGCTCCTCGGGTCTGCTTTCGCGATTATGGGTGCTGCCGGTGCACCGAGCGTCGGGCGTGCTGGCTCGAATTCTGGCCGAGGCGATTCGGATTCTGTTCACCACCGTGGTGATGCTGGGCGCCGGTGTACTACTGGGGTTCCGGTTTCAGCAGGGCCTGCTCATGAGCCTGACCTGGCTCGCTGTGCCAGTGATACTCGGCACGGCATTCGCAGTCATCGTCACCACCGTGGCGCTGTACACGGTGAAAACACTCGTCGTTGAGGCGGTCGAGGTGGTGCAAGCGCTCGCCATCTTCTTCTCCACAGGACTGTTGCCGTTGAACCAATATCCACGCTGGGTCCAGCCGATCGTCGCGCATCAACCGGTGAGCTACGCCATCGAAACGATGCGCGGCTTGGCGTTGGGCGGGCCAATTCAGGCACCGATGATCGCCACGCTGCTGTGGGCCGCGGGCATTTCGGCGGCATGCGCGATACCGCTGGCGATCGGCTATCGACGGGCCTGCGTGCACTGA
- a CDS encoding ABC transporter permease has product MSAPILAALEPAGAPAVPRRQPSRLRQWWVLTVRFIAPSLRNGELITVVGASIAFTAAFYVPFSIPWNHYVGGGSKGISSSLGQYITPLIGLQAVAFAAMSAAFRAATDSLEGVNRRFRSMPIAPLTPVLARTTASVYRCSIGLAGSLICGHVIGFRFHYGPAHIAGYCVLVIAIGAVLSFAADLIGTASRNPDAMLPLLSLPIMIFGLLSVGVQPLKLFPHWIQPLVRNQPISQFVIALRALAGDTTRNALSVSWPLMAPTLAWLFGVMVVLVPSSVIVLSRRP; this is encoded by the coding sequence ATGAGCGCGCCGATCCTAGCAGCCCTAGAACCCGCGGGGGCGCCGGCGGTGCCGAGACGGCAACCGTCGCGGCTCCGGCAATGGTGGGTGCTCACCGTGCGCTTCATCGCACCATCCCTGCGCAACGGTGAGTTGATCACCGTGGTGGGGGCATCGATAGCCTTCACCGCGGCCTTCTACGTTCCGTTCTCCATACCCTGGAACCATTACGTGGGTGGCGGCAGCAAGGGCATCAGCAGCAGCCTGGGGCAATACATCACGCCGCTGATTGGACTGCAGGCCGTCGCGTTCGCCGCGATGTCGGCGGCCTTCCGGGCGGCAACCGATTCGCTCGAGGGTGTCAACCGCCGGTTCAGGTCCATGCCCATCGCACCGCTGACGCCGGTCCTTGCCCGCACGACAGCCAGCGTGTACCGCTGCTCGATTGGGTTGGCAGGGTCGCTGATCTGTGGCCATGTGATCGGATTCCGGTTCCATTACGGGCCGGCGCACATCGCCGGATATTGCGTCCTGGTGATCGCGATCGGCGCGGTGCTGTCGTTCGCCGCGGACCTGATCGGTACCGCCAGCAGAAACCCGGACGCGATGCTGCCGCTGCTCTCGTTGCCGATCATGATCTTCGGGCTGTTGTCGGTTGGCGTGCAACCGCTCAAGCTGTTCCCGCATTGGATTCAGCCCCTGGTCCGCAACCAGCCGATCTCGCAGTTCGTGATTGCGCTGCGCGCGCTGGCCGGGGATACCACCCGCAATGCCCTGTCGGTATCCTGGCCCCTCATGGCGCCGACGCTGGCGTGGTTGTTCGGTGTGATGGTGGTCCTGGTGCCATCATCGGTGATCGTTTTGTCAAGGCGGCCATGA